A genome region from Manihot esculenta cultivar AM560-2 chromosome 5, M.esculenta_v8, whole genome shotgun sequence includes the following:
- the LOC110614748 gene encoding uncharacterized protein LOC110614748, with product MPLSSTCRELVVCVLFIFSEFQGKTNVSVVAIALSQSSGFFASYTTETNGSRRTFPAPKFPICKNWEFTFSIVILSNLIKWDYEKVPMGSDSTSTPPASTSTPTASPNGKRSRDPEDEVYLDNLHSHKRYLSEIMASSLNGLTVGETLSENLMESPARSEGMFYARDDMSLQYSPMSEDSDDSRFCETPINTCSSQPESLPTSPVSPYRYQRSFGGFSPASSTSSYPAHGYTATSVTCSQPRQRGSDSEGRFPSSPSDICHSADLRRAALLRSVQMRTQPPGSSFELPFGSGQEPASNIEVDERPCSYMKSLVDERDYQIEECSSRIAPGPELNDGKSCRVLNMNVKGDESGG from the exons ATGCCCCTCTCAAGCACGTGCCGAGAACTGGTTGTCTGTGTACTTTTTATCTTTTCAGAGTTTCAGGGGAAAACGAACGTCTCAGTTGTAGCGATCGCTCTGAGCCAAAGCAGTGGCTTTTTCGCATCCTACACGACAGAAACCAACGGCAGCAGAAGAACATTTCCTGCTCCTAAATTCCCAATTTGCAAGAACTGGGAATTCACTTTTTCTAttgtaattttatcaaatttaatcaaATGGGATTATGAGAAAGTACCCATGGGCTCCGATTCGACCTCCACCCCACCGGCATCAACATCCACCCCGACGGCTTCGCCCAATGGGAAGCGAAGTAGAGATCCCGAAGACGAGGTCTATCTCGACAATCTTCATTCTCACAAGCGTTACCTCAGCGAG ATAATGGCATCTAGCTTAAATGGGTTAACTGTTGGAGAAACACTTTCTGAAAATCTTATGGAATCTCCAGCAAGGTCTGAAGGAATGTTCTATGCCAG gGATGATATGTCCTTGCAATATTCACCAATGTCAGAAGATTCGGATGACTCTAGATTTTGTGAGACCCCCATAAATACTTGCTCATCACAACCTGAGAGCCTGCCCACCAGTCCAGTTTCTCCTTATAGGTACCAAAGGTCATTTGGTGGGTTCTCTCCTGCTTCTTCTACCAGCTCATACCCAGCACATGGCTACACTGCCACTAGTGTCACTTGCTCACAACCTCGCCAACGAGGTTCAGATTCAGAGGGCCGGTTTCCATCATCACCTAGTGACATTTGCCACTCAGCTGACTTGAGGAGGGCTGCACTCTTGAGATCTGTGCAGATGAGGACACAGCCTCCTGGATCATCTTTTGAATTGCCTTTTGGTTCAGGGCAGGAGCCTGCATCTAATATAGAAGTGGATGAGCGGCCGTGCTCATATATGAAGTCTTTAGTTGATGAGAGAGATTATCAGATTGAGGAGTGTTCTTCTAGGATTGCCCCGGGACCTGAATTAAATGATGGAAAATCATGCAGAGTGTTGAATATGAATGTAAAAGGGGATGAATCTGGTGGTTAA
- the LOC110615879 gene encoding phospholipase A1 PLIP2, chloroplastic, giving the protein MDTLCLKTGIHGIAPSISVTGALDARSNASQVSAVAREKSTTVAAAPHQKAASRFSFRYPLRSLWPGGGQSNRHKGIAVDDAVLVDNGETRNAAGEDADSRSMRSSEGQNENWVLKILHVRSLWKEEEKEHRSSGGEGSIEENDVALNDGVNNEEEKECDVCRVEYDDEKQTEFDRDSFSRLLRKVSLAEAKLYSQMSYLGSLAYSIPKIKAGNLLKYRGLHFVTSSIEKRELAMKAEKVQVSAEGQEAEKGLADEAKCTEQKNNGHPITASTAYQIAASAASYLHSHTKSILPFKSSKAKTDKALPEGDHGENENLNMLNAEVASLMATTDSVTAVVAAKEEVKQAVADDLSSTHSSPCDWFICDDDQGTRFFVIQGSESLASWQANLLFEPVQFEGLDVLVHRGIYEAAKGIYEQMLPEVHAHLKSYGRQATLRFTGHSLGGSLALLLNLMLLIKGEVPALSLLPVITFGAPSIMCGGDYLLRKLGLPRSHVQAITMHRDIVPRAFSCNYPNHVAELLKAVNGNFRNHPCLNNQKLLYAPMGELLILQPDEKFSPNHHLLPPGTGLYTLSCPLADTNEAENLLRTARTLFLNSPHPLEILSDRSAYGSEGTIQRDHDMDSYLKSVRSVIRQELNRIRKVRREHRRKFWWSLLATHGISGGVLMERPAVSMEMGQNQFNFSGVIQTGRESLKRFSRLVASQHMHLLVVLLFPAKLLFLGAYSVINVN; this is encoded by the exons ATGGATACTCTTTGTTTAAAAACAGGAATCCACGGTATTGCTCCCTCGATCTCAGTCACTGGGGCCTTGGACGCCCGTTCCAACGCATCTCAGGTGAGTGCGGTGGCTCGGGAGAAATCCACCACCGTTGCTGCCGCGCCACATCAGAAAGCCGCGTCCAGGTTTTCTTTTAGATACCCTTTGCGGTCTTTGTGGCCCGGCGGCGGTCAAAGTAATAGGCATAAAGGGATAGCAGTTGATGATGCCGTCTTGGTTGATAATGGAGAGACGAGAAACGCTGCTGGAGAGGATGCAGACTCTAGATCAATGCGCTCGTCCGAAGGGCAAAATGAGAACTGGGTGTTGAAGATTCTGCACGTGAGGTCGCTctggaaggaggaggagaaggaacaCAGGAGCAGTGGCGGTGAAGGATCAATTGAAGAAAATGATGTTGCATTGAATGATGGCGTTAATAACGAGGAAGAGAAAGAGTGTGATGTTTGTAGAGTTGAGTATGATGACGAAAAACAAACTGAATTTGATAGGGATTCGTTTTCGAGGTTGCTACGGAAGGTGTCGTTAGCTGAAGCCAAGCTTTACTCGCAAATGTCGTATCTGGGAAGCTTGGCCTATTCCATACCCAAAATCAAG GCAGGAAATCTCTTGAAATACCGTGGCCTCCATTTTGTGACTTCGTCAATAGAGAAAAGGGAATTGGCAATGAAAGCAGAAAAAGTTCAGGTGTCAGCTGAAGGTCAAGAAGCAGAGAAAGGGCTTGCAGACGAGGCAAAGTGTACAGAACAGAAAAATAATGGTCATCCCATAACTGCCTCTACTGCTTATCAGATAGCTGCCTCTGCAGCTTCTTATCTTCACTCTCATACCAAAAGCATACTTCCATTCAAATCATCAAAAGCTAAGACTGATAAAGCTTTGCCTGAAGGAGACCATGGGGAAAATGAGAATCTCAATATGCTAAATGCAGAGGTGGCTTCCCTCATGGCAACCACTGACTCAGTGACAGCTGTGGTTGCTGCAAAAGAGGAAGTAAAGCAGGCTGTTGCAGATGATTTGAGTTCAACACATTCTTCACCATGTGATTGGTTTATATGTGATGATGATCAGGGTACAAGATTCTTTGTGATTCAG GGATCTGAGTCACTGGCATCTTGGCAAGCAAATCTACTTTTCGAGCCTGTTCAGTTTGAG GGACTGGATGTGCTTGTGCATAGAGGTATTTATGAGGCTGCGAAAGGCATTTATGAACAGATGCTGCCTGAAGTCCATGCTCATCTAAAGTCTTATGGGAGACAGGCGACCCTTCGTTTCACAGGGCATTCTCTTGGTGGGAGCTTGGCTCTACTTTTAAATCTCATGTTGCTGATAAAAGGAGAAGTGCCAGCCTTGTCCTTACTTCCAGTGATAACATTTGGTGCACCTTCAATCATGTGTGGAGGTGACTATCTACTTCGTAAGCTTGGGCTGCCACGAAGTCATGTGCAGGCAATTACAATGCACAGAGACATTGTGCCCCGAGCCTTCTCTTGTAATTACCCTAATCATGTTGCAGAGCTTCTGAAGGCTGTTAATGGGAACTTCAGAAATCATCCTTGTCTTAATAACCAG AAGCTACTATATGCTCCAATGGGGGAACTTTTAATTCTACAGCCAGATGAGAAATTCTCACCTAACCATCATCTCCTTCCACCAGGCACTGGTCTATATACCCTAAGCTGTCCACTGGCTGACACTAATGAAGCAGAGAATCTGCTCAGGACTGCACGGACTTTGTTCTTGAACTCACCACACCCACTTGAGATTCTAAGTGATCGCTCAGCGTATGGTTCTGAAGGAACCATTCAAAGGGATCACGATATGGATTCTTACTTGAAGTCTGTTCGCAGTGTGATTCGGCAAGAACTAAATCGCATAAGGAAAGTGAGAAGAGAGCACCGGCGCAAGTTCTGGTGGTCCCTTCTGGCAACACATGGCATCAGTGGTGGTGTCCTCATGGAGAGGCCTGCGGTATCTATGGAAATGGGACAGAACCAATTCAATTTCTCCGGCGTCATACAGACTGGGAGGGAATCATTGAAACGGTTCAGCAGGCTTGTTGCATCACAACACATGCATTTGCTTGTGGTTCTGTTGTTTCCtgcaaaattgttatttctgGGAGCATATAGCGTGATCAATGTGAATTGA
- the LOC110614671 gene encoding uncharacterized protein LOC110614671 has translation MVDSSSATTKIATMATSPCLSGIEKKYWWLSNRKIVDKYIKDARNLIATQEPSDIASALNLLDAALSLSPRFEVALELKARSLLYLRRFKDVADMLQDYIPSLKIGNDESGSVSSENSSQQLSRERVKLLPSDNSSSDTAEKDPSFKCFSVSDLKKKVMAGLCKNCDKEGQWRYLVLGQACCRLGLMEDAMALLQTGKRLSTAALRRESISWSDDSFSISNFPLSGDISTSSAPPTPPRTLTESESVSQLLSHIKLLLRRRAAAIAALDAGLYSEAIRHFTKIVEGRRGAPQGFLAECYMHRAVAYKSSGRIAESIGDCNKTLALDPMCIQALEARASLLETIRCLPDCLHDLEHLKLLYNSILRDRKLPGPAWKRHNVRYREIPGKLCALATKIQELKQRVASGETGNVDYYALIGLRRGCSRSELERAHLLLCLRHKPDKATNFMERCEFADDRDLDSVKDRAKMSALLLYRLLQKGYSSVMATIMDDEAAEKQRKKAAAACKAAAAIQVQQTTQNEKTEPNVSKMEKPCPKRINATENKLATSSGTSNPSVFQGVFCRDLAAVGNLLSQVGFNRPIPVKYEALSC, from the exons ATGGTTGATTCTTCTTCCGCCACCACAAAAATAGCAACCATGGCTACTTCTCCATGTCTCAGTGGTATTGAAAAGAAATACTGGTGGCTTAGCAACCGAAAG ATTGTGGATAAGTACATTAAAGACGCTAGAAACCTCATTGCAACACAAGAACCTAGTGATATTGCTTCTGCTCTAAACCTTCTAGACGCggctctttctctctctcctcGCTTTGAAGTCGCTCTTGAACTGAAGGCAAGATCTTTGCTCTACCTCAGGCGATTCAAGGACGTGGCTGATATGCTTCAAGACTATATCCCCAGCCTAAAAATTGGAAATGACGAGTCGGGTTCTGTATCTTCTGAAAACTCGTCGCAGCAGCTATCGAGGGAGCGAGTTAAGCTGTTGCCATCTGATAACTCCTCCTCGGACACTGCAGAAAAGGATCCAAGTTTCAAGTGTTTTTCCGTGTCGGACTTGAAGAAGAAAGTGATGGCGGGGCTTTGTAAAAACTGCGACAAGGAAGGGCAATGGAG GTACTTAGTTTTAGGCCAAGCTTGTTGCCGTCTGGGCCTGATGGAGGACGCCATGGCCCTCCTCCAAACCGGGAAACGCCTCTCAACGGCTGCACTCCGCCGTGAAAGCATTTCTTGGTCCGACGATAGCTTTTCCATTTCCAACTTCCCACTCTCTGGCGACATTAGCACCTCATCAGCTCCACCAACCCCACCTCGAACTTTGACCGAATCTGAGAGCGTTTCCCAACTCTTATCACATATCAAGCTTCTCCTGCGCCGTCGTGCTGCAGCTATTGCCGCCCTCGACGCAGGATTATACTCTGAGGCCATCCGCCACTTTACCAAAATTGTAGAAGGTCGCCGCGGGGCCCCTCAGGGATTCCTGGCGGAATGTTACATGCACAGAGCCGTGGCATACAAGTCTTCGGGTCGAATTGCGGAGTCCATTGGTGACTGCAACAAGACCTTAGCTCTTGACCCTATGTGCATTCAGGCGCTTGAGGCCAGAGCCTCGCTTTTAGAAACCATCCGCTGCTTGCCTGATTGTTTACACGATCTTGAACACTTGAAACTCCTATACAATTCAATCTTGCGGGATAGGAAGCTCCCAGGTCCTGCCTGGAAACGGCACAACGTGAGATACAGAGAGATTCCAGGGAAACTTTGTGCATTGGCCACCAAGATTCAGGAATTAAAGCAGAGGGTTGCTTCCGGGGAGACTGGAAATGTTGATTACTATGCTTTGATCGGTCTGAGACGTGGCTGTTCAAGATCTGAGCTAGAGAGAGCTCATTTGTTGCTTTGTCTAAGACACAAGCCAGACAAGGCCACAAATTTTATGGAGAGGTGTGAGTTTGCGGATGATAGGGATCTTGATTCAGTTAAGGATCGAGCAAAAATGTCTGCATTACTGCTCTATAGATTGCTTCAAAAGGGTTACTCTAGTGTCATGGCCACAATTATGGATGATGAGGCCGCAGAGAAGCAAAGGAAGAAAGCAGCAGCTGCCTGTAAAGCAGCTGCAGCAATTCAAGTGCAGCAAACGACTCAGAATGAGAAAACTGAACCAAATGTATCTAAAATGGAGAAACCGTGTCCGAAGAGAATCAATGCAACTGAAAATAAATTGGCAACATCTTCAGGGACCTCCAATCCATCTGTTTTTCAAGGGGTATTTTGCAGAGATCTCGCAGCAGTTGGAAATTTATTATCTCAGGTTGGCTTTAACCGTCCAATTCCAGTGAAATACGAGGCATTGAGCTGCTAA
- the LOC110614496 gene encoding transmembrane protein 205: MGWLSRFLAAVAFLAIGVIFSPETFGSNSIVQLPTCLKLAHLLSFSTAFGAALWVTFIGGIIMFKNLPRHQFGNLQSKMFHAYFWLVSVCCAISVASFGYLHPWKSASTAEKYQLGFLLSSLSFNLANLFVFTPMTIEMMRQRHKVEREQNIGNEVGWSKNQEVAKVNPKLAAMNKKFGMIHGFSSLANIMSFGSLAIHSWYLAGKLNP; the protein is encoded by the exons atgggcTGGCTAAGTCGATTTCTGGCGGCCGTGGCTTTCTTAGCCATTGGGGTGATATTTTCACCGGAAACGTTTGGATCAAATTCCATCGTTCAGCTACCGACTTGTCTGAAACTGGCCCACCTCCTCAGCTTTTCCACGGCTTTTGGTGCCGCGCTTTGGGTAACCTTCATCGGTGGCATCATCATGTTCAA GAATCTACCAAGGCATCAGTTTGGCAATTTGCAAAGTAAGATGTTCCATGCATATTTTTGGTTGGTGAGTGTGTGCTGTGCGATATCTGTGGCGTCATTTGGTTATTTGCATCCATGGAAATCAGCATCCACTGCAGAGAAGTACCAGCTAGGCTTCCTGCTGTCTTCTTTGTCTTTCAATCTCGCCAATTTGTTTGTCTTTACGCCCATGACTATTGAG ATGATGAGGCAAAGGCACAAGGTGGAGAGAGAACAGAACATTGGAAATGAAGTTGGGTGGTCAAAGAATCAGGAAGTTGCAAAGGTTAATCCAAAGCTTGCTGCGATGAACAAGAAATTTGGGATGATCCATGGTTTTTCATCCCTTGCTAATATTATGTCTTTTGGAAGCCTAGCCATACACTCATGGTACTTAGCAGGAAAGCTGAATCCGTAG
- the LOC110614343 gene encoding dnaJ protein ERDJ3B, which yields MALGRAKLLFILCVLSYALAAIAGKSYYDTLQVPRSASDEQIKRAYRKLALKYHPDKNPGNEEANKRFAEINNAYEVLSDSQKRDIYDKYGEEGLKQHMASGGRGGGMGMNINDIFRDFFSGGGEMEEEETIVKGDDVIVELEATLEDLYMGGSLKVWREKNIIKPAPGKRRCNCRNQVYHRQIGPGMFQQMTEQVCDQCPNVKYEREGYFVTVDIEKGMQDGQEVIFYEDGEPKIDGEAGDLKFRIRTAPHDRFRREGNDLHTSVTIRLVQALVGFEKTIKHLDGHLLDISTKGITKPTEVRKFKGEGMPLHFSTKKGDLYVTFEVLFPTSLTEDQKTKIKEILG from the exons ATGGCGCTTGGAAGAGCAAAACTTCTGTTTATATTATGCGTTCTGTCGTACGCCCTCGCCGCCATTGCAGG GAAGAGCTATTACGATACATTGCAAGTGCCGAGGAGCGCATCCGATGAACAGATCAAGAGAGCTTATAGAAAGTTGGCATTGAAGTACCATCCTGACAAGAATCCGGGAAATGAAGAAGCCAATAAGCGATTTGCGGAGATAAATAATG CGTATGAGGTGTTATCAGACAGCCAAAAGAGGGATATATACGACAAGTACGGGGAGGAAGGGCTTAAGCAACACATGGCTAGTGGAGGGAGAGGTGGAGGAATGGGGATGAACATTAACGACATTTTCAGAGA TTTCTTTAGTGGAGGAGGTGAAATGGAAGAGGAAGAGACAATTGTAAAGGGTGATGATGTAATTGTCGAATTGGAAGCGACACTAGAAGACTTATACATGGGTGGTTCACTGAAG GTTTGGAgggagaaaaatattataaaaccaGCCCCTGGCAAAAGACGCTGTAACTGCAGAAATCAAGTCTATCATCGGCAAATTGGTCCAGGGATGTTTCAGCAGATGACAGAGCAG gtCTGTGACCAATGCCCAAATGTCAAATATGAACGGGAGGGATATTTTGTTACAGTTGATATTGAGAAAGGCATGCAAGATGGACAA GAGGTGATTTTCTACGAAGATGGTGAGCCAAAAATAGATGGGGAGGCTGGAGATTTGAAG TTCCGTATTCGTACAGCACCCCATGATCGCTTCAGAAGGGAAGGCAATGACTTGCACACATCTGTGACCATTAGACTG gtTCAAGCGCTTGTAGGTTTTGAGAAGACCATTAAACACCTGGATGGACATCTATTGGACATTAGCACAAAG GGAATAACTAAGCCCACAGAAGTGAGGAAGTTCAAAGGGGAAGGGATGCCACTGCATTTTAGCACAAAGAAAGGTGATCTGTATGTCACATTTGAGGTTCTTTTCCCCACATCACTAACTGAAGACCAAAAGACGAAGATCAAGGAAATTCTTGGCTAG
- the LOC110614747 gene encoding probable protein disulfide-isomerase A6, whose amino-acid sequence MEKYQQIWLVLGIFILFAVSALADDVVVLTEDNFEKEVGQDRGALVEFYAPWCGHCKKLAPEYEKLGTSFKKAKSVLIGKVDCDEHKSLCSKYGVSGYPTIQWFPKGSLEPKKYEGPRTTELLAEFVNNEGGTNVKIATMASNVVVLTAENFNEVVLDETKDVLVEFYAPWCGHCKNLAPTYEKVATVFKSEEHVVIANLDADRYRGLADKFGISGFPTLKFFPKGNKAGEEYEGDRDLEDFVNFINEKCGTSRDGKGQLTSKAGIVESLDALVKEFVAASNDEKKAVVSRIEEEVEKLEGSTARHGKIYLKAAKNSMAKGPDYAKNEIERLQRLLDKSISPAKADEFTLKKNILSTFA is encoded by the exons ATGGAGAAGTACCAGCAGATCTGGCTAGTCTTAGGTATCTTTATCCTGTTCGCTGTATCAGCCTTAGCTGACGACGTCGTTGTGCTAACAGAAGATAACTTCGAGAAGGAGGTCGGTCAAGACAGGGGCGCTCTCGTTGAATTCTACGCTCCTTG GTGTGGGCATTGTAAAAAGCTTGCTCCTGAATATGAGAAACTTGGAACAAGCTTTAAGAAGGCAAAGTCCGTTTTGATTGGGAAG GTAGATTGTGATGAGCATAAGAGCTTATGCAGTAAATATGGGGTTTCTGGATATCCAACAATTCAATGGTTTCCTAAAGGATCTCTGGAGCCCAAAAA GTATGAAGGGCCAAGGACAACAGAATTGCTTGCAGAGTTTGTGAATAATGAAGGAG GGACCAATGTAAAGATAGCTACCATGGCATCCAATGTAGTGGTGCTGACGGCCGAAAATTTTAATGAGGTTGTCTTGGATGAAACCAAagatgttttggttgagttttatGCACCATG GTGTGGCCATTGCAAAAATCTTGCTCCT ACATATGAAAAGGTGGCCACAGTATTTAAATCAGAGGAACATGTAGTGATTGCCAATCTAGATGCTGACAGATATAGGGGCCTAGCTGATAA GTTTGGAATAAGTGGATTCCCAACTCTTAAATTCTTTCCAAAAGGCAACAAAGCTGGGGAAGAATATGAGGGTGATAGAGATTTAGAAGACTTTGTCAATTTCATCAATGAAAAGTGTGGAACCAGTCGTGATGGAAAGGGACAACTTACTTCAAAA GCTGGTATAGTTGAATCTTTGGATGCCTTAGTAAAAGAGTTTGTTGCTGCCAGTAATGATGAAAAGAAAGCAGTGGTTTCTCGGATAGAAGAGGAAGTTGAGAAACTTGAGGGTTCCACTGCAAG GCACGGAAAGATTTATTTGAAAGCTGCTAAGAACAGTATGGCCAAAGGTCCTGATTATGCCAAAAATGAAATTGAGCGGCTGCAGCGCTTGCTTGACAAG TCAATCAGCCCAGCCAAGGCAGATGAATTCACTCTTAAGAAGAATATCCTGTCAACATTTGCTTGA
- the LOC110614746 gene encoding phosphoribosylformylglycinamidine cyclo-ligase, chloroplastic/mitochondrial, giving the protein MTTSFAANVEISRVFAASIRPSFVKPRPSPPPILGCTFNSLSYRFPLLSAATSKGGVFSMSQGTNSIIADEAGGLTYKDAGVDIDAGSELVRRIAKMAPGIGGFGGLFPLGDSYLVAGTDGVGTKLKLAFETGIHETIGIDLVAMSVNDIITSGAKPLFFLDYFATSHLDVDLAEKVIKGIVDGCQQSDCTLLGGETAEMPDFYADGEYDLSGFAVGIVKKDSVIDGKNIKVGDVLIGLPSSGVHSNGFSLVRRILARSGLSLTDKLPGEGITLGEALMAPTVIYVKQVLDIISKGGVKGIAHITGGGFTDNIPRVFPEGLGAVIYDNSWEVPAVFKWLQEAARIEEAEMRRTFNMGIGMVLIVSEEASRVILEDGHYTAHRIGEVVMGEGVSYH; this is encoded by the exons ATGACCACCAGCTTCGCAGCAAACGTAGAGATATCGCGTGTTTTTGCAGCCTCGATCAGACCCTCTTTTGTAAAACCCAGACCCAGCCCACCACCTATACTTGGTTGCACATTTAACAGCTTATCCTATAGATTTCCGCTTCTCTCTGCCGCCACTAGCAAGGGCGGCGTATTTTCCATGTCCCAGGGAACTAACAGTATTATCGCTGATGAGGCTGGAGGCCTCACTTATAAGGACGCTGGTGTTGATATAGATGCTGGGTCTGAGCTTGTTAGGAGAATTGCAAAGATGGCACCTGGAATTGGAGGATTTGGAGGTCTTTTCCCTCTGG GTGATTCCTACCTTGTTGCTGGCACAGATGGTGTGGGAACTAAACTTAAACTTGCATTTGAAACTGGAATCCATGAAACTATTGGGATTGATCTG GTTGCCATGAGTGTCAATGACATTATTACTTCTGGTGCAAAACCACTCTTTTTCTTGGATTATTTTGCTACAAGCCACCTTGATGTTGACCTTGCTGAGAAG GTTATAAAAGGCATTGTTGATGGCTGCCAACAATCTGACTGCACTCTTTTAGGGGGAGAG ACCGCGGAGATGCCAGATTTCTATGCAGATGGCGAGTATGATCTTAGTGGTTTTGCAGTTGGCATAGTTAAAAAGGACTCGGTAATTGATGGGAAAAACATTAAGGTTGGGGACGTTCTCATTGGTTTGCCATCTAGTGGGGTCCATTCTAATGGCTTCTCTCTTGTAAGAAG GATTTTGGCTCGAAGTGGCCTTTCCTTGACGGACAAACTTCCTGGTGAAGGCATTACATTAGGAGAAGCTCTTATGGCCCCAACTGTGATATATGTCAAGCAG GTGCTAGACATAATTAGCAAGGGAGGTGTAAAGGGCATAGCCCACATCACTGGAGGTGGTTTTACAGATAACATACCTCGAGTTTTTCCAGAAGGTCTTGGAGCTGTTATTTATGATAACTCCTGGGAAGTCCCAGCTGTCTTCAAATGGCTGCAAGAG GCTGCAAGAATAGAAGAGGCTGAGATGAGGCGGACTTTTAACATGGGTATTGGCATGGTTCTAATCGTATCAGAGGAAGCATCCCGTGTAATACTTGAGGATGGACATTATACAGCACATCGCATTGGTGAAGTTGTAATGGGTGAAGGGGTGAGCTATCATTAG